Proteins found in one Cryptosporangium minutisporangium genomic segment:
- a CDS encoding HXXEE domain-containing protein: MTSSVTPWATWGLFAAWLVHDVEEAATMSRWAQRARPELAARFPAVPERAWRVLDVTPAQAGIAIGSVGVVMAAAAADGARTGGRSGFYQAALVGFGLHALSHLGASAAARGYTPGVVTTPLVVAPFSIWAWRKLGAAGVPRKGGPSTWWAVAALPLTVGGGHALARWVTRRR; encoded by the coding sequence ATGACATCTTCGGTGACCCCGTGGGCGACTTGGGGCTTGTTCGCGGCCTGGCTGGTGCACGACGTCGAGGAGGCGGCGACGATGAGCCGCTGGGCGCAGCGGGCCCGTCCGGAGCTCGCCGCCCGGTTCCCGGCGGTGCCGGAGCGCGCGTGGCGCGTGCTGGACGTGACGCCTGCCCAGGCCGGGATCGCGATCGGGTCGGTCGGTGTCGTGATGGCCGCGGCCGCCGCCGACGGAGCCCGGACCGGCGGCCGCAGCGGCTTCTACCAGGCCGCGCTGGTGGGATTCGGGCTGCACGCGCTCTCGCACCTCGGCGCCTCGGCGGCGGCCCGCGGTTACACGCCGGGCGTCGTCACGACGCCGCTGGTGGTGGCCCCGTTCTCGATCTGGGCGTGGCGGAAGCTCGGCGCGGCGGGTGTGCCGCGGAAGGGTGGCCCGTCGACGTGGTGGGCCGTCGCCGCGCTTCCGCTCACCGTCGGCGGCGGCCACGCGCTGGCCCGTTGGGTGACCCGCCGCCGCTGA
- a CDS encoding winged helix DNA-binding domain-containing protein, protein MREITTEERRRRLGVRHALASSARVADPVAAATAVVALHATDAPTVFLAVRARADPAPPAVVEDALYVQRSLVRMLGMRRTMFVVPSPMLPIVEASTMQRVAAAQRRLLLKHLREAGVPDTERWLTDVEAGTLAALAARGGAATANELSADEPRLRTALLMAPGKPYQARTTITTRVLTVLGADGRIVRGRPTGSWLSQRYRWALAEQWLPVPLDRPSETEARAVLAREWLAAYGPAPASDLQWWTGWTGAQVKRALADAKAVPVRLADGGSAVVLPDDLDPTADPGPWAAFLPALDPTTMGWAERSWYLGSYGPLLFDRAGNAGPTLWLNGRIVGGWAQRPDGAVAVRLFEDVGTEGRALVDAEAGRLTRWLAEVGDVRVVPRFRTPVERELST, encoded by the coding sequence GTGCGGGAGATCACGACGGAAGAGCGGCGGCGTCGGCTCGGCGTCCGGCATGCGCTGGCGTCCTCGGCTCGGGTGGCGGACCCGGTCGCGGCGGCTACCGCAGTGGTCGCGCTGCACGCGACCGACGCGCCCACGGTGTTTCTCGCCGTCCGCGCCCGGGCCGATCCGGCTCCGCCCGCCGTCGTGGAGGACGCGCTGTACGTGCAGCGGTCGCTGGTCCGCATGCTCGGTATGCGGCGGACGATGTTCGTGGTCCCGAGCCCGATGCTGCCGATCGTCGAGGCGTCGACCATGCAGCGGGTCGCGGCTGCGCAACGCCGCCTGCTGCTCAAGCATCTGCGCGAAGCGGGGGTACCGGACACCGAACGCTGGCTCACCGACGTCGAAGCCGGCACGCTCGCCGCGCTCGCGGCCCGGGGCGGCGCCGCCACCGCGAACGAGCTCTCCGCCGACGAACCACGGCTCCGCACGGCGCTGCTGATGGCGCCGGGCAAGCCGTACCAGGCCCGTACCACGATCACCACCCGCGTACTCACGGTCCTCGGCGCCGACGGGCGCATCGTCCGTGGCCGGCCGACCGGGTCGTGGCTCTCCCAGCGGTACCGCTGGGCGCTGGCCGAACAGTGGCTGCCGGTACCGCTCGACCGGCCGTCCGAGACCGAAGCCCGAGCCGTCCTGGCCCGCGAGTGGCTGGCCGCGTACGGGCCGGCGCCCGCGTCCGACCTCCAGTGGTGGACGGGCTGGACCGGAGCCCAGGTCAAGCGGGCGCTGGCCGACGCCAAGGCCGTGCCGGTGAGGCTGGCCGACGGTGGATCCGCCGTTGTGCTGCCGGACGATCTCGACCCAACGGCGGATCCGGGCCCGTGGGCGGCGTTCCTGCCCGCGCTCGACCCGACGACGATGGGGTGGGCGGAGCGGAGCTGGTACCTCGGTTCGTACGGGCCGCTGCTCTTCGACCGTGCGGGCAACGCCGGTCCGACGCTCTGGCTGAACGGCCGGATCGTGGGCGGCTGGGCGCAGCGGCCGGACGGCGCGGTCGCGGTCCGCCTGTTCGAGGACGTCGGTACCGAGGGAAGGGCGCTGGTCGACGCCGAGGCCGGGCGGCTGACGCGGTGGCTCGCGGAGGTGGGCGACGTCCGGGTCGTCCCGCGCTTCCGCACGCCGGTGGAGCGGGAACTGTCCACCTGA
- a CDS encoding aminoglycoside phosphotransferase family protein: MTRTSDVRPGPDGFAAAPPALVRNATAVWGDAGRQWLDALPALVDAVARQWGLTIGAPYSGLSYHWVAQVTDAAGAPAVLKLGPPGFGHLQDEAAALRAFDGHGAARLLDADDQRGALLLEQVRPGSLLRDEVIAGRDAEATAALVAVATRLHRAAVEPRRDRVSAPEPVRDRVHTPEPASGGTATPEPSPGAEPAPGSGDSGLPDVRQQREAFPRYLQTFGDDGPLPRALVERADRLFTELCDSATRRVVLHGDLHHDNVLRAERAPWLAIDPHGVVGDPGYDAGALLYNPDPDRRDEALLALVPARVEQLADGLGEPIERITAWGFAVAMLSEVWDTEGRIPGASPAQGGPGPTGRAFDVARILLPRLR, from the coding sequence ATGACACGGACCTCTGACGTCCGGCCCGGGCCGGATGGCTTCGCCGCCGCGCCGCCGGCGCTGGTACGGAACGCGACCGCGGTGTGGGGCGACGCAGGTCGGCAGTGGCTGGACGCGTTGCCCGCGCTGGTGGACGCCGTGGCCCGGCAGTGGGGGCTCACGATCGGCGCGCCCTACTCGGGTCTCTCGTACCACTGGGTCGCGCAGGTGACCGATGCCGCCGGCGCGCCGGCGGTCCTGAAGCTCGGCCCGCCCGGGTTCGGGCACCTGCAGGACGAGGCCGCGGCGCTGCGTGCGTTCGACGGGCACGGAGCCGCCCGGCTGCTCGACGCGGACGATCAGCGGGGCGCGCTGCTGCTGGAGCAAGTGCGGCCCGGCTCCCTCCTCCGCGACGAGGTCATCGCGGGGCGCGACGCCGAGGCCACCGCCGCACTCGTCGCGGTCGCGACGCGCCTGCACCGCGCCGCCGTCGAACCGCGGCGCGATCGCGTGTCCGCCCCCGAACCGGTCCGCGACCGCGTTCACACTCCCGAACCGGCGAGCGGCGGCACGGCCACGCCCGAACCGTCACCCGGCGCCGAGCCGGCACCAGGTTCGGGCGACTCCGGCCTACCGGACGTGCGGCAGCAGCGCGAAGCCTTCCCGCGCTACCTGCAGACGTTCGGTGACGACGGTCCGCTCCCCCGCGCGCTCGTCGAGCGGGCCGACCGCCTCTTCACCGAGCTGTGCGACAGCGCGACCCGGCGCGTCGTGCTCCACGGCGACCTGCACCACGACAACGTGCTGCGCGCCGAGCGGGCACCCTGGCTGGCCATCGATCCGCACGGGGTCGTCGGCGACCCCGGTTACGACGCCGGGGCGCTGCTCTACAACCCGGATCCGGACCGACGGGACGAGGCCCTGCTGGCCCTGGTTCCCGCGCGGGTGGAACAGCTCGCGGACGGGCTCGGCGAGCCGATCGAGCGGATCACCGCGTGGGGTTTCGCGGTCGCGATGCTCTCCGAGGTGTGGGACACCGAGGGACGGATTCCCGGGGCGTCACCGGCGCAGGGCGGCCCCGGGCCGACCGGCCGCGCGTTCGACGTCGCCCGCATACTGCTGCCCCGCCTCCGGTAG
- a CDS encoding rhodanese-like domain-containing protein — MHQDPADEQSRGDDPSAARAGAFAWRLTPAETVAAFVRGALLIDIRSTVDRKEQGWLPGAIVLEPSVLEWRLIPHSGGHIPEVTSYDVEVVLVSRDGEESSVVAARLRELGLWRATDLAGGFWSWRAAELPVGGDPAPMRG; from the coding sequence GTGCACCAGGATCCGGCAGACGAGCAAAGCCGAGGCGACGATCCGAGCGCGGCCAGGGCCGGCGCGTTCGCGTGGCGGCTGACCCCGGCGGAGACCGTGGCGGCGTTCGTCCGCGGCGCGCTGCTGATCGACATCCGGTCGACGGTGGACCGCAAGGAGCAGGGCTGGCTACCGGGAGCGATCGTGCTCGAGCCGTCGGTACTGGAGTGGCGGCTGATTCCGCACAGCGGCGGGCACATCCCCGAAGTGACCAGCTACGACGTGGAGGTGGTGCTGGTATCCCGGGACGGGGAGGAGTCCAGCGTCGTCGCGGCGCGGCTGCGCGAGTTGGGGCTCTGGCGCGCGACCGACCTGGCCGGTGGGTTCTGGTCCTGGCGGGCCGCCGAGCTGCCGGTCGGGGGCGACCCGGCCCCGATGCGGGGTTGA
- a CDS encoding FKBP-type peptidyl-prolyl cis-trans isomerase: protein MQKPDVGPIEGAPPADLVVEDVTVGDGATVGAGQVASVHYVGVSHSTGKEFDASYNRGAPLEFTVGAGQVIAGWDQGVNGMKIGGRRKLTIPPHLGYGDRGAAGVIKPGETLIFVVDLVGIR from the coding sequence ATGCAGAAGCCCGACGTCGGCCCGATCGAGGGTGCACCCCCGGCCGACCTGGTCGTCGAGGACGTGACCGTCGGCGACGGCGCCACCGTGGGAGCCGGGCAGGTCGCCTCGGTCCACTACGTCGGGGTGTCCCACTCCACCGGTAAGGAGTTCGACGCCTCGTACAACCGCGGCGCGCCGCTCGAGTTCACCGTGGGCGCCGGCCAGGTCATCGCGGGCTGGGACCAGGGGGTCAACGGCATGAAGATCGGTGGGCGCCGCAAGCTCACGATCCCGCCGCACCTCGGCTACGGCGACCGTGGCGCTGCCGGCGTGATCAAGCCCGGCGAGACGCTGATCTTCGTCGTGGACCTCGTCGGCATTCGCTGA
- a CDS encoding PLP-dependent aminotransferase family protein, translating into MSRTPPLAARLRGVASSPVRDLLALLERPEVLSFAGGLPAPELFDVDGVRGAYARVLSGPGARLALQYAPTDGNPELRALIADRLTGRGLPTDAGDLLVTTGSQQALTLVATALLDPDAVVAVEEPTYLAALQCFQLAGARIVTVPGDEHGVDPDALADVVARHRPVLFYTVPTFANPTGRTLPAERRAAVAQVAAESGLWVVEDDPYGELRYRGTPLAPLAAAPDAADRVLYLGSFSKIGAPGLRLGWVRTPAALRPALVVAKQAADLHTSTIDQAAAAAYLAVTDLDAHVRRLQDAYRERRDTMIAALPGTLPPGSRWTEPDGGMFTWVRLPGDLDATELLPTALAHDVAFVPGAPFYAATPDRSTFRLSFTTNTPDQIREGMGRLATALAVGAETPAAV; encoded by the coding sequence GTGTCCCGCACGCCCCCACTCGCCGCCCGGCTGCGCGGCGTCGCCAGCTCGCCGGTCCGCGACCTGCTCGCGCTGCTGGAGCGTCCGGAAGTGCTGTCGTTCGCCGGCGGCCTGCCGGCACCGGAGCTCTTCGACGTCGACGGCGTCCGGGGCGCCTACGCGCGGGTGCTCTCCGGGCCCGGAGCCCGGCTCGCGCTGCAGTACGCGCCCACCGACGGCAACCCCGAGCTGCGCGCGCTGATCGCCGACCGGCTCACCGGGCGCGGGCTGCCGACGGACGCCGGCGACCTGCTGGTCACCACCGGCTCCCAGCAGGCGCTGACGCTGGTCGCCACCGCGCTGCTGGACCCGGACGCGGTGGTCGCCGTGGAGGAGCCGACGTACCTGGCCGCGCTGCAGTGTTTCCAGCTGGCCGGCGCGCGGATCGTGACGGTGCCCGGCGACGAACACGGCGTCGACCCGGACGCGCTGGCGGACGTCGTCGCACGCCACCGCCCGGTGCTGTTCTACACGGTCCCGACGTTCGCCAACCCGACCGGGCGGACGCTACCGGCCGAGCGCCGAGCCGCGGTGGCGCAGGTCGCCGCGGAGTCCGGCCTCTGGGTGGTGGAGGACGACCCGTACGGCGAGCTGCGGTACCGCGGCACCCCACTGGCGCCGCTCGCCGCCGCGCCGGACGCCGCGGACCGCGTCCTCTACCTCGGCAGCTTCTCCAAGATCGGGGCGCCGGGCCTGCGGTTGGGTTGGGTGCGGACGCCGGCCGCACTGCGGCCGGCGCTGGTCGTCGCGAAACAAGCCGCCGACCTGCACACGTCCACGATCGACCAGGCCGCGGCGGCGGCGTACCTCGCGGTCACCGACCTCGACGCGCACGTCCGGCGGCTCCAGGACGCCTACCGGGAGCGGCGCGACACGATGATCGCCGCGCTGCCGGGCACGCTGCCGCCGGGCAGCCGGTGGACCGAGCCGGACGGCGGGATGTTCACCTGGGTGCGGCTGCCGGGAGACCTCGACGCGACGGAGCTGCTGCCGACCGCGCTCGCCCACGACGTCGCGTTCGTGCCGGGTGCCCCGTTCTACGCGGCGACGCCGGACCGGTCGACGTTCCGGCTCTCGTTCACCACGAACACGCCGGACCAGATCCGCGAAGGAATGGGGCGGCTCGCCACCGCACTGGCCGTCGGCGCCGAGACCCCAGCGGCCGTCTGA